From a region of the Arachis ipaensis cultivar K30076 chromosome B09, Araip1.1, whole genome shotgun sequence genome:
- the LOC107618846 gene encoding pentatricopeptide repeat-containing protein At1g25360, whose protein sequence is MDPRLLASHYMVKLSRTPITQILARAIHAHILTSGFRPSTFILNRLIDVYCKSSNICYARQLFDEIPKPDIAARTTLVAAYSSMGNIRLAKEVFYATPLRIRDTVSYNSMITAYSRNRDGHSAVRLYKEMRVEGFVPDPFTFASVLSALSLIADQERHCQQLHCEVIKWGVACVVSVCNALMSAYVNCASSPLVLSSSVMAASRTLFDEMEERDELSWTTIVAGYVRNGDLCAGRKLLDGMTEKIVVVWNAMISGYVHHGIYDEAFELFRKMQSMGIKLDEYAYTSIISATSNAGLFRLGRQVHAYILRTELQPSEHFILSVNNALITFYTKHGKLVEAKEIFNKMPIRDLISWNSILSACVNARHIEEANSIFKEMPERSPLAWTVMISGLAQNGFGEEGLKLFNQMKLEGLEPCDYAYAGAITSCAVLGSLDNGQQLHSQLLRLGHDSSLSASNALITMYARCGLVEAAYDVFLTMPYVDSVSWNAMIAALAQHGRGVEAIQLYEQMLKEEILPDRITFLTILSACSHAGLVKEGRHYFDTMCTSYGITPGEDHYARLIDLLCRAGMLLEAKSVTESMPFEPGAPIWEALLAGCRIHGNIDLGIQVAEQLFELMPQHDGTYIILSNMYATLGQWDEVARVRKLMKERGVKKEPGCSWIEVENMVHVFLVDDAVHPEVLSVYRYLEQLVIEMRKLGYVPDTKFVLHDMESEHKEYALSTHSEKLAVVYGIMKLSPGAPIRVFKNLRICGDCHNAFKFISRVVKREIVVRDRKRFHHFKNGECSCGNYW, encoded by the coding sequence ATGGACCCTCGCTTACTGGCCAGTCATTACATGGTCAAACTCAGCCGCACCCCCATCACCCAGATACTAGCACGTGCCATCCACGCTCACATTCTTACCTCTGGCTTTAGGCCATCCACTTTCATCCTCAACCGTCTCATTGATGTGTATTGCAAGTCTTCAAATATTTGTTATGCCCGCCAACTGTTTGATGAAATTCCCAAACCAGATATTGCTGCTAGAACCACTCTGGTTGCGGCGTACTCTTCCATGGGTAACATAAGGCTTGCTAAGGAGGTGTTTTATGCCACCCCTTTGAGAATTAGAGATACAGTTAGTTATAATTCTATGATAACTGCTTATTCACGTAATCGTGATGGGCATTCTGCTGTTAGGCTCTATAAAGAAATGAGGGTGGAGGGGTTTGTGCCAGATCCATTTACTTTTGCAAGTGTGCTAAGTGCACTTTCGTTGATAGCGGATCAGGAGAGACACTGCCAGCAGCTGCATTGTGAGGTGATCAAGTGGGGAGTGGCGTGTGTGGTGTCGGTATGCAATGCTTTGATGAGTGCGTATGTGAATTGTGCGAGTTCACCATTGGTGTTGTCTTCATCGGTGATGGCTGCTTCTAGGACGTTGTTTGACGAGATGGAAGAGAGGGATGAATTGTCATGGACCACTATTGTTGCTGGGTATGTAAGGAATGGTGATCTTTGTGCGGGGCGCAAGCTTCTCGATGGGATGACTGAAAAGATAGTTGTTGTTTGGAATGCCATGATATCTGGTTATGTGCATCATGGGATTTATGATGAAGCATTTGAGTTGTTCAGGAAAATGCAATCCATGGGAATTAAGTTGGACGAGTATGCTTACACTAGTATAATTAGTGCTACTTCTAATGCTGGATTGTTCAGGTTAGGAAGACAGGTGCATGCTTACATTCTCAGAACAGAGTTACAACCTTCAGAACATTTTATTTTGTCGGTAAATAATGCCCTAATTACGTTCTACACTAAACATGGTAAATTGGTTGAGGCAAAGGAAATTTTTAACAAGATGCCCATAAGAGATCTAATTTCTTGGAATTCAATTTTGTCTGCCTGTGTGAATGCTCGGCACATTGAGGAAGCTAACTCCATTTTCAAGGAGATGCCAGAGAGGAGTCCCCTGGCATGGACAGTGATGATATCGGGCTTAGCACAAAATGGTTTTGGAGAAGAAGGTTTAAAGTTATTCAACCAGATGAAGTTAGAGGGACTGGAGCCATGTGATTATGCATATGCAGGAGCAATTACGTCGTGTGCTGTTCTTGGATCATTAGACAATGGACAGCAACTGCATTCTCAGCTACTTCGTTTGGGACATGACTCAAGCCTCTCTGCCAGCAATGCATTGATTACAATGTATGCAAGATGTGGTCTTGTTGAAGCTGCCTATGATGTGTTCCTCACAATGCCTTATGTAGATTCAGTATCTTGGAATGCCATGATTGCAGCTCTTGCACAACATGGAAGGGGTGTCGAAGCCATTCAACTTTATGAACAGATGTTGAAGGAAGAAATATTACCTGATAGGATAACTTTTCTCACAATTCTTTCTGCTTGTAGCCATGCAGGTTTGGTCAAAGAGGGGCGTCATTATTTTGATACAATGTGTACTTCTTATGGTATAACCCCAGGAGAGGATCATTATGCTCGTTTGATTGATTTATTATGTCGTGCCGGTATGTTGTTAGAAGCAAAGAGTGTAACTGAATCAATGCCTTTTGAGCCCGGTGCACCTATTTGGGAGGCTCTTCTTGCTGGTTGCCGGATTCACGGGAATATTGATTTAGGAATTCAAGTTGCTGAGCAACTCTTTGAGCTAATGCCACAGCATGATGGAACCTACATAATCCTGTCCAATATGTATGCCACTTTAGGTCAGTGGGATGAAGTGGCCAGGGTGAGGAAATTAATGAAAGAACGAGGGGTGAAGAAGGAACCTGGTTGTAGTTGGATCGAGGTTGAAAACATGGTCCATGTctttttggttgatgatgctgtTCATCCTGAGGTACTATCAGTGTACAGATATCTAGAGCAACTCGTAATTGAAATGAGGAAGTTGGGCTATGTTCCTGATACGAAGTTTGTATTACACGATATGGAATCTGAACACAAAGAATATGCCTTGTCTACTCATAGTGAAAAACTTGCTGTTGTTTATGGAATTATGAAACTTTCTCCAGGAGCTCCGATTCGTGTTTTCAAAAACTTGAGGATATGCGGGGATTGCCATAATGCGTTCAAGTTTATATCCAGAGTAGTCAAGCGAGAGATAGTAGTGAGAGATAGGAAGAGGTTTCACCATTTTAAAAACGGTGAATGTTCTTGTGGCAACTACTGGTAA